The following DNA comes from Enterobacter sp. SA187.
ATCTGCCCTCCCAGTTTCCGCTGGCGCTGCTGCTCAGCCTGCTGGTGGGTTATATCGCGTGGGTGGCGACCGCCAGCCGCATGAGCTTTGCGTGGGAGATCCATATGGGGCTGGCGGAAAATGAGTTTGAGCTGTTTTGTCAGCCGTTGCTGGACGCACAATCCCAGCAGTGCGTGGGAGTGGAAATTCTGCTGCGCTGGAATAATCGCCGTCAGGGCTGGATCTCGCCGGATGTGTTTATTCCTATAGCCGAAAACCAGGGTTTGATCGCCCCGCTGACGCGCTACGTGCTGACGGAAACCCATCGCCAGCTCGCCCTCTTCCCGCCCTCGCCGCACTTTCATATCGGCATTAACGTCGCCGCCAGCCATTTCGGCCACGGAGAGCTGATTGCCGATCTGAACCAGCACTGGTTTAACATCCGTCCGGTGCAGCAACTGGTGATAGAACTCACCGAGCGGGACAGCCTGAGCGAGGCGGATTTCCGCATGGTGCGTGAACTGCATCGTATGGGCGTGAAAGTGGCGATTGATGATTTTGGCACCGGCAACACGTCCCTCTCGTGGCTGGAAAAGCTTAGCCCGGACATTCTTAAGATCGACAAATCCTATATTGCGGCCATTGGTACGGATGCGGTGAATTCGACGGTGACGGACATGATCATTGCGCTGGGCAAACGTCTTGCGCTGGAAATGGTGGCAGAGGGGGTGGAAACCCCGCTGCAGGCGGCACATCTGCGCCAGCGCGGGGTGCATGTGTTACAGGGGTTTCTCTATGCGAAGCCGATGCCGCTGAAAGATTTCCCCGGCTGGCTGGCGGGAAGTACCCCGCCGCCAGCCCGGCATAACGGGCGGATGATGCCGTCAATGCCGTTACAGTAGCCTTACTCTTCTTCGTCGTGCTCCGGACGCTCTTTAACAACCCGAACCAGATCGACCCGGTAGTCGTTGGCTTCCAGCACGGTAATGGTCAGCGGCGCCAGTTGCAGCACGTCACCCGCGCGTGGGATCTGACCGTTAATGGCAATCACCAGACCGGCAACGGTCGCGATATCTTCGCTGTCGTTAACCAGGTTATCCAGCCCCAGCGCATGTTGCAGGGCATGCAGATCGGTGGTGCCTTTTACCAGCCAGCCATCGGCATCGGCGATGATTTCCGGCGTTTCGTCGGCATCCGGGAATTCACCGGCAATGGCTTCCAGCACGTCGAGCGGCGTCACCAGGCCCTGCACCACACCAAATTCATTGGTGACGATAACAAAGCTGCCGCGGGCGCGGCGCAGCACGCCAAGCAGTTTGATCGGATCCAGGGTTTCCGGCACCACAATCGCCGGGGACGCAGACGCTATCGCCGCCACATCGCCGCCCTCTTCCAGCGCTACCAGCATCTCTTTGGCGCGCACGATACCGATCACTTCATCCAGCTCGCCACGGCAGACCGGGAACAGGCTGTGCGGCGACGAGAGCAATTGCTGGCGGATAGTGTCCTTATCCAGGCTGGCATCCACCCAACTGATGTCGCCGCGCGGCGTCATAATGCTGCGCAGCGAGCGCGACGCCAGCGTCAGTACGCCGTTGATCATATAACGCTCTTCATCGGCGAAGGCCCCTTCCGGCACCTGCACCGGCGCTTCGCTGTCCGGCTCATGCTGTTGATTATCTTTGCGGCGACCGCCCATCAGACGCAGAATGGCGTCCGCGGTACGGGCACGCAGCGGCAGCGTTGACTGATGGCGAATAAAGTTGCGGCGAGCAATCTGGTTAAAGAACTCAATAATGATTGAGAAACCAATCGCGGCATACAGGTAGCCTTTCGGAATATGAAAGCCGAAGCCTTCCGCCACCAGACTCAGACCAATCATCAACAGGAAGCTCAGACAGAGCACCACCACCGTCGGATGCTGATTGACGAATCGCGTCAACGGTTTTGAAGCCAGCAGCATCACCGCCATGGCGATCACTACCGCCGCCATCATGACCGGCAGATGGTTCACCATACCGACCGCCGTGATCACCGCATCGAGTGAGAAGACCGCATCAAGGATGACGATCTGTACCACCACGACCCAGAAGCTGGCATAGCCTTTCGTCTGTCCGGTGTCATGTTCACGGTTTTCAAGTCGCTCGTGTAATTCTGTTGTCGCTTTGAACAGCAAGAATAGTCCCCCGAGCAGCATGATTAAGTCACGGCCGGAGAAGCTTAAATCCATCACGGTAAACAGCGGCTTTGTCAGCGTTACCATCCACGAGATCACCGACAGCAGGCCGAGTCGCATGATCAGCGCCAGTGACAGGCCGATCAGGCGGGCTTTATCACGCTGTTTAGGCGGGAGTTTATCCGCAAGGATGGCAATGAACACCAGGTTGTCGATACCGAGAACGATTTCAAGAACAACAAGCGTCAACAACCCCACCCAGATCGAGGGGTCCATTAAGAATTCCATGACAGGCTCCTGTTTACGGAATGGCAAAACGGTGCGTTAAGCACAGGCGTGATGACAGCAGATGAAAATGAAAGGTGGCGGAAAACGCCGGATTGCGAGGCACGAAACGGCCAATGGGTTAACTGACGTCGGTGACGGTCCATACACGGGGCTACTGCCCTATACTCCTTGATAATTAAACGGATGGTAAACATAGCAGAGAGAATTAATGTTTTGCAAAGATTTACCGGAATTTGCAATTGGAATTTTGTGGTTATTTCGCGGGCCGAAATTTCTGATCGACGAAAGCTAAATTACGGATGCGCATCACAAAAATTATTTTTTCGATGTCTAAAATAATTCACGGAAGTTTTAACTTTTCTTTCAAACCCTTATCTGAATCGATTCGCTGGTAAAGATTGATTCACAACACATCTGTTACAGAGGTGTTAACGATAATAACGGAGGTAGCAAGTGACCATTGCTATTGTAATAGGCACACATGGCTGGGCTGCAGAACAATTGCTCAAAACAGCCGAAATGCTGTTGGGTGAGCAGGAAAACGTCGGCTGGATCGATTTCGTTCCCGGCGAGAACGCCGAAACGCTCATCGAAAAATACAACGCCCGGCTGGCAAATCTCGACACCAGTCAAGGGGTGCTGTTTCTCGTCGATACATGGGGCGGCAGTCCGTTTAACGCCGCCAGTCGAATTGTCGTCGATAAAGAGCATTATGAAGTGGTTGCCGGGGTCAACATTCCTATGCTGGTTGAAACGCTCATGGGGCGTGATGACGATCCGAGTTTTGACGATCTGGTTGCCGTGGCGGTTGAGGCGGGACGTGAGGGGGTGAAAGCCCTGAAGGCAAAAGCGCCGGAAGCGGTAACGCCTGCGCCTGCTGCTGTGGCAAAACCCGCCGCACCGGTTAAGCCCATGGGCGCGGATGATTACATGGTGATCGGTCTTGCGCGTATCGATGACCGTTTGATCCACGGCCAGGTGGCAACACGCTGGACCAAAGAAACCAACGTGCAGCGCATTATCGTGGTCAGTGACGAAGTGGCCGCTGATACCGTGCGTAAGACCTTGCTGACGCAGGTTGCGCCGCCTGGCGTGACGGCGCACGTAGTGGATGTCGCGAAGATGATCCGCGTTTATAACAACCCGAAATACGCGGGTGAACGCATCATGCTGCTGTTTACCAACCCTACCGATGTTGAACGTCTGGTGGAGGCCGGGGTGAAGATCACCTCCGTCAATATCGGCGGTATGGCTTATCGTCAGGGCAAAACCCAGGTAAACAACGCCGTTTCGGTGGATGAACAGGATATTGAGGCCTTCAAAAAACTCAATGCCCGCGGTATTGAGCTGGAAGTCCGTAAAGTCTCAAACGATCCGAAACTGAAAATGATGGACTTGATCGGCAAAGTGGCGAAGTAGCCGGCACGAGCTGATTTACTCAGTTTTCACAACTACGTCTTAGTTATAGGAGAAGTACAATGGAGATCACCCTTCTTCAGATTGTGCTGGTGTTTGTCGTTGCCTGTATCGCCGGTATGGAGTCGGTACTGGATGAATTTCAGTTCCACCGTCCGCTGGTGGCCTGTACGTTAATTGGCATGGTGCTGGGTGATATGCAAAAAGGCATCATCATCGGCGGTACCCTGGAAAT
Coding sequences within:
- the yoaE gene encoding CNNM family cation transport protein YoaE; the protein is MEFLMDPSIWVGLLTLVVLEIVLGIDNLVFIAILADKLPPKQRDKARLIGLSLALIMRLGLLSVISWMVTLTKPLFTVMDLSFSGRDLIMLLGGLFLLFKATTELHERLENREHDTGQTKGYASFWVVVVQIVILDAVFSLDAVITAVGMVNHLPVMMAAVVIAMAVMLLASKPLTRFVNQHPTVVVLCLSFLLMIGLSLVAEGFGFHIPKGYLYAAIGFSIIIEFFNQIARRNFIRHQSTLPLRARTADAILRLMGGRRKDNQQHEPDSEAPVQVPEGAFADEERYMINGVLTLASRSLRSIMTPRGDISWVDASLDKDTIRQQLLSSPHSLFPVCRGELDEVIGIVRAKEMLVALEEGGDVAAIASASPAIVVPETLDPIKLLGVLRRARGSFVIVTNEFGVVQGLVTPLDVLEAIAGEFPDADETPEIIADADGWLVKGTTDLHALQHALGLDNLVNDSEDIATVAGLVIAINGQIPRAGDVLQLAPLTITVLEANDYRVDLVRVVKERPEHDEEE
- the manX gene encoding PTS mannose transporter subunit IIAB; this encodes MTIAIVIGTHGWAAEQLLKTAEMLLGEQENVGWIDFVPGENAETLIEKYNARLANLDTSQGVLFLVDTWGGSPFNAASRIVVDKEHYEVVAGVNIPMLVETLMGRDDDPSFDDLVAVAVEAGREGVKALKAKAPEAVTPAPAAVAKPAAPVKPMGADDYMVIGLARIDDRLIHGQVATRWTKETNVQRIIVVSDEVAADTVRKTLLTQVAPPGVTAHVVDVAKMIRVYNNPKYAGERIMLLFTNPTDVERLVEAGVKITSVNIGGMAYRQGKTQVNNAVSVDEQDIEAFKKLNARGIELEVRKVSNDPKLKMMDLIGKVAK
- a CDS encoding protein YoaL: MFTIRLIIKEYRAVAPCMDRHRRQLTHWPFRASQSGVFRHLSFSSAVITPVLNAPFCHSVNRSLSWNS
- a CDS encoding EAL domain-containing protein; translation: MQTAQRIISDYRRKRIIVCVLAAVSMLLLTLGARFISERNLNQQRLLSFTSHAVSSLEKVLSALERGRPLLLPLVGKPCDDVHLALRIEAASLQTIRSIGLVENGMLYCSSIFGFRNVQVRQLQPLLPASEAQLILSTDKSLLKGSPILIQWFPSAQGDDSGVMTIVNITLLTDLMLEPQKPLITGASLSVNNRHLLYGGGVADALPALTDEKRFSQTSQRYPFTVNVRGPGATELALRHLPSQFPLALLLSLLVGYIAWVATASRMSFAWEIHMGLAENEFELFCQPLLDAQSQQCVGVEILLRWNNRRQGWISPDVFIPIAENQGLIAPLTRYVLTETHRQLALFPPSPHFHIGINVAASHFGHGELIADLNQHWFNIRPVQQLVIELTERDSLSEADFRMVRELHRMGVKVAIDDFGTGNTSLSWLEKLSPDILKIDKSYIAAIGTDAVNSTVTDMIIALGKRLALEMVAEGVETPLQAAHLRQRGVHVLQGFLYAKPMPLKDFPGWLAGSTPPPARHNGRMMPSMPLQ